The following are encoded in a window of Deltaproteobacteria bacterium genomic DNA:
- the modC gene encoding molybdenum ABC transporter ATP-binding protein — MSATLEARFRLTRGGFQLDAALSIPAAGITALFGPSGCGKTTLLRAMAGLERAPGGYLRVGDQVWQDEASCLPVHRRPLGYVFQETSLFSHLSVERNLLYGFSRVPAGERRIEPAEAIALLGLSGLLARDPASLSGGERQRVAIARALLTSPRLLLLDEPLAALDAAARAEILPYLEALGQQLELPVIYVSHQSDEVARLADTLALMEGGTIRAVGPLPELLTRLDLPLSHAREAGAVIEARVKGEDPAFGLTHLEFAGGRFELASAGLSPGSTVRLRVHARDVSLTLERQAGTSIRNIFEARVVELAEEPPARMTVRLDCAGVPLLSRITRASASELGLEEGKLVFAQVKSVALL; from the coding sequence ATGAGCGCCACCCTCGAGGCCCGCTTCCGGCTCACGCGCGGCGGCTTCCAGCTCGACGCCGCGCTCTCGATCCCGGCCGCCGGCATCACCGCCCTCTTCGGCCCCTCGGGCTGCGGCAAGACCACCCTCCTGCGGGCGATGGCCGGCCTCGAGCGGGCGCCCGGCGGCTACCTGCGGGTGGGCGATCAGGTCTGGCAGGACGAGGCGAGCTGCCTGCCGGTGCACCGGCGCCCCCTGGGCTACGTCTTCCAGGAGACCAGCCTCTTCTCCCACCTCTCGGTGGAGCGGAACCTCCTCTACGGCTTCTCCCGGGTGCCCGCCGGGGAGCGAAGGATCGAGCCGGCCGAGGCCATCGCCCTCCTCGGCCTCTCCGGCCTGCTCGCCCGCGACCCGGCCTCCCTCTCCGGCGGCGAGCGGCAGCGGGTGGCCATCGCCCGGGCGCTGCTCACCTCGCCGCGCCTCCTGCTCCTCGACGAGCCCCTCGCCGCCCTCGACGCCGCGGCGCGCGCCGAGATCCTCCCCTACCTCGAGGCGCTCGGGCAGCAGCTGGAGCTGCCGGTGATCTACGTCAGCCACCAGTCCGACGAGGTCGCCCGCCTGGCCGACACCCTGGCCCTGATGGAGGGCGGGACGATCCGGGCGGTGGGGCCGCTGCCCGAGCTGCTCACCCGCCTCGATCTGCCCCTCTCCCACGCGAGGGAGGCCGGCGCGGTGATCGAGGCCCGGGTGAAGGGGGAGGATCCGGCCTTCGGCCTGACCCACCTCGAGTTCGCCGGGGGCCGCTTCGAGCTGGCCAGCGCCGGCCTCTCGCCCGGGAGCACGGTGAGGCTGCGGGTCCACGCCCGGGACGTGAGCCTCACCCTCGAGCGGCAGGCGGGCACCAGCATCCGCAACATCTTCGAGGCGCGGGTGGTCGAGCTGGCCGAGGAGCCCCCGGCCCGGATGACCGTGCGCCTCGACTGCGCCGGCGTGCCCCTGCTCTCCCGGATCACCCGGGCCTCGGCGAGCGAACTGGGTCTGGAGGAGGGCAAGCTCGTCTTCGCGCAGGTGAAGTCAGTGGCTTTGCTCTAG